Proteins encoded in a region of the Bradyrhizobium sp. CB3481 genome:
- a CDS encoding nodulation protein NolU, whose amino-acid sequence MLLGNEMDSDSSNWGNDLLLGHDPSRAALLAGSIWHARSLLKLVSKQHLAILLGRIGAEAHAFGIRNLASAVAITATADPEQLSQKIEHDGHACLGAWLDEAPALDRARVLLRLPMGTAAENPAAEHRNAARPLLSLIIAHLSREAPRHDG is encoded by the coding sequence ATGCTGCTCGGTAATGAAATGGACTCCGACAGCAGTAACTGGGGAAACGATCTTCTGCTCGGCCATGATCCGAGTAGGGCTGCTTTGCTTGCCGGCAGTATCTGGCATGCTCGCTCGCTCCTAAAGCTCGTTTCAAAGCAACATCTCGCAATTCTGCTCGGACGCATCGGGGCAGAAGCGCACGCTTTCGGTATCCGGAATTTGGCGAGCGCGGTCGCAATCACCGCTACTGCTGATCCGGAGCAACTTTCGCAAAAGATTGAACACGATGGCCATGCTTGCCTGGGTGCCTGGCTCGACGAAGCCCCGGCACTTGACCGCGCGCGCGTGCTGCTACGCTTGCCCATGGGCACTGCTGCCGAGAATCCAGCGGCCGAACACCGCAATGCCGCGAGGCCATTGCTTTCCCTGATAATAGCCCATCTGTCCAGGGAGGCGCCACGGCATGACGGCTGA
- the sctN gene encoding type III secretion system ATPase SctN — MTTSAINRAGERNLHAALSSLKSTAKQIDTRAVRGRITRAVGTLLHAVLPEARIGELCRLQDPRTGWALEAEVIGLLQDGVLLTPIGDMAGLSSRAEVVATGRMHEVSVGPDLLGRVIDSFGRPIDGKGPINAVQTRPLRGKAPNPMTRRGIERPFPLGVRVLDGLLTCGEGQRIGIYGDPGCGKSTLLSQIVKGAAADATVVALIGERGREVREFIEQHLGEAALRRTVVVVETSDRSAMERAQCAHMATSLAEYFRDEGLRVVLMMDSLTRFSRAMREIGLAAGEPPTRRGFPPSVFAMLPGLLERAGMGERGSITAFYTVLVEGDGSGDPIAEESRGILDGHVVLSRLLAAREHFPAIDVLSSRSRVMNAVVSASHRKAASFFRDLLSRYTEAEFLVKVGEYKQGSDPLTDRAINSIEELRKFLRQSGDEVSGFEETVTWMSGLTA, encoded by the coding sequence ATGACCACATCAGCGATCAATAGGGCCGGAGAGAGGAATCTGCACGCCGCGCTATCGTCTCTGAAATCTACAGCAAAGCAGATAGACACGCGTGCTGTACGAGGGCGGATCACACGGGCGGTAGGCACCTTGCTCCATGCCGTCCTGCCAGAGGCGCGTATAGGGGAGCTTTGCCGGTTGCAGGATCCCCGCACCGGATGGGCGCTCGAGGCCGAGGTGATCGGCCTATTGCAAGATGGAGTATTGCTCACTCCTATTGGTGACATGGCGGGCTTATCCAGCCGAGCAGAAGTGGTCGCGACCGGGCGAATGCATGAAGTTTCGGTCGGCCCCGATTTGCTTGGCCGAGTGATCGACAGCTTCGGCCGTCCGATCGATGGAAAGGGTCCAATCAACGCCGTTCAAACTCGTCCGCTGCGCGGTAAGGCTCCCAACCCAATGACAAGGCGCGGTATCGAGCGACCATTCCCACTCGGCGTCCGTGTCTTGGATGGGCTTCTGACATGTGGCGAGGGGCAGCGCATCGGCATCTACGGAGACCCAGGGTGCGGTAAGTCGACGCTCCTGTCGCAGATCGTAAAAGGCGCGGCTGCCGATGCCACCGTGGTCGCGTTGATCGGCGAGCGCGGTCGTGAAGTGCGGGAATTCATCGAGCAGCACCTTGGTGAGGCAGCGCTTCGCCGCACCGTCGTTGTCGTTGAGACCTCCGACCGCTCGGCAATGGAACGAGCGCAATGTGCTCACATGGCCACATCACTCGCCGAATATTTTCGTGATGAAGGACTTCGCGTTGTCCTGATGATGGACTCGTTAACCCGCTTTAGCCGCGCCATGCGCGAAATCGGCCTTGCGGCAGGAGAGCCGCCGACGCGGCGCGGCTTTCCGCCGTCCGTTTTTGCGATGCTTCCTGGCCTGTTGGAGCGTGCCGGCATGGGAGAGCGGGGCTCAATCACGGCCTTCTATACCGTGCTTGTCGAAGGCGACGGCTCGGGTGATCCAATTGCCGAAGAGTCGCGAGGCATTCTTGATGGTCACGTTGTTCTCTCACGCCTTTTGGCAGCGCGCGAGCATTTTCCCGCCATTGACGTGTTGTCAAGCCGCAGCCGAGTGATGAACGCGGTCGTCTCTGCGTCGCATCGCAAGGCGGCTTCCTTCTTCCGTGATCTGCTCTCGCGCTACACCGAGGCCGAGTTCTTGGTGAAGGTTGGCGAATATAAGCAAGGCAGTGATCCTCTGACAGACCGGGCGATCAATTCGATCGAGGAGTTGCGGAAATTCCTGCGTCAGAGCGGAGACGAGGTGTCAGGCTTTGAGGAGACGGTCACATGGATGTCAGGTCTGACCGCGTGA
- the sctQ gene encoding type III secretion system cytoplasmic ring protein SctQ, with protein sequence MPAGEQSGFKPALTLSRAVVSWVNEIAAARKPLQSRLSNKSLFVRMERLVWDPEPCAVPMFDCVWAIGNETIILSLPDPFVQGLIATVQSGLGLPSEPTRSLLVEFALDPLLDQLESLTQQSLQLICLSEARARGPYLELEITYGPFKGKARLFLFLPLDGAVPSAFRALLGLVSQLPREERQLPPELPVIIKGEIGSLCATVALLRKANAGDALLPDVIHFARGQAILNAGPLCAPAHVAEDRLIVRGAFRHQPHPLECVHMMTQSEKPRPPSESDLDNIEITVIFECGRWTVALGALRNINEGHVFELGRPFDGTVDILANGRRIGRGDIVRIGEELGIRLRGKLAVND encoded by the coding sequence ATGCCGGCGGGCGAACAATCGGGATTTAAACCGGCGCTGACCCTGTCCCGTGCTGTCGTCTCCTGGGTCAACGAGATCGCTGCTGCCCGTAAGCCTCTGCAAAGCCGTCTCAGCAACAAGTCCCTATTCGTGCGGATGGAACGGCTTGTCTGGGACCCGGAGCCGTGTGCCGTACCGATGTTCGACTGCGTTTGGGCCATCGGAAATGAAACGATCATTTTGTCGTTGCCAGATCCGTTTGTACAAGGGCTGATCGCGACGGTGCAGAGCGGACTTGGCCTACCTTCCGAACCAACTCGTTCGCTACTCGTCGAATTTGCACTCGATCCGCTGCTCGATCAGCTAGAGAGTCTGACACAACAAAGCTTGCAGCTGATCTGTTTGAGCGAAGCAAGGGCTCGGGGTCCTTATCTGGAGCTCGAAATCACCTACGGCCCGTTCAAGGGTAAAGCGCGCCTGTTCCTGTTCTTACCTCTCGATGGTGCAGTTCCATCCGCTTTTCGAGCATTACTCGGACTGGTCAGTCAGCTGCCGCGAGAGGAACGCCAGCTTCCCCCAGAATTGCCTGTCATCATTAAGGGAGAGATCGGCTCGCTCTGCGCTACGGTCGCGCTGCTAAGGAAGGCAAATGCAGGAGACGCTCTATTGCCGGACGTAATACACTTCGCCCGCGGCCAAGCCATCCTCAACGCGGGACCTTTATGCGCCCCGGCACATGTTGCAGAGGATCGCTTGATTGTGCGGGGGGCATTCCGCCACCAACCACATCCCCTGGAGTGTGTACATATGATGACCCAATCCGAAAAACCCCGGCCGCCCTCTGAAAGCGATCTCGACAACATCGAGATCACAGTTATTTTCGAATGCGGCCGCTGGACTGTCGCACTCGGAGCCTTGAGAAATATCAACGAAGGACATGTATTCGAACTTGGCCGGCCATTCGACGGAACGGTTGATATCCTTGCCAATGGCCGCCGTATCGGCCGGGGGGACATCGTACGCATCGGCGAGGAGCTCGGCATCCGGTTGCGGGGCAAGTTGGCGGTCAATGACTGA
- a CDS encoding nodulation protein NolB: MTASIMLGATKISLNPAEGLSGLYQPAAIGEQSQFQQTLLHVASTLDAASSVADRAASVPAVSEVQRATVQAIPPGERVLQALSSMHRSNPVPSATGGGVAAISKTAQPRPAAQPLSRSQLVGTSPAGKPEGVLDFDTLVASLQDVYKGVVEVSLVSKSTSAVSSSLNKLLSAG; this comes from the coding sequence ATGACAGCTTCGATCATGCTAGGCGCTACAAAGATCTCTCTGAACCCTGCCGAAGGTCTGTCCGGGCTGTACCAGCCAGCGGCCATCGGCGAGCAGAGCCAGTTTCAGCAAACTCTTCTGCATGTCGCTTCGACATTAGACGCTGCCTCCTCAGTCGCAGATAGGGCAGCGTCCGTTCCTGCGGTGTCGGAGGTTCAGCGTGCAACGGTGCAGGCGATCCCGCCTGGCGAGCGCGTGCTCCAGGCGCTCTCTTCGATGCATCGGAGCAATCCCGTTCCTTCGGCAACGGGCGGTGGTGTGGCCGCTATTTCGAAGACCGCTCAACCTAGGCCGGCCGCTCAGCCGCTTTCGCGGTCGCAGCTAGTCGGGACGAGCCCCGCGGGCAAGCCGGAAGGGGTGCTCGACTTCGACACGCTGGTTGCGAGTCTGCAGGACGTTTACAAAGGTGTCGTCGAGGTTTCGCTCGTATCGAAGAGTACCAGCGCCGTCAGCTCATCTTTGAACAAATTGCTATCGGCCGGCTGA
- the sctL gene encoding type III secretion system stator protein SctL, translated as MTADDPALPVAPQMRPLGPVIPAAELGIWCDAVEARAAAERHLQRVRRWGRTAYERERARGRADGFKSGAEEMSRLIAQAASEIAQRKAILEQELPHLVMEIVSDLLGAFDPGDMLVWTVRHAVEQKYGSAEVCLHVSPLKADALAREFAACDGQEGRPKVRIDPDPALTTEQCVLWSEFGNVDLGVAAQLRALRLGLGLP; from the coding sequence ATGACGGCTGATGACCCAGCGCTGCCGGTGGCCCCCCAGATGCGTCCGCTCGGGCCAGTCATACCGGCTGCCGAGCTCGGGATCTGGTGCGATGCCGTAGAAGCGCGCGCGGCTGCCGAGCGGCATCTGCAACGCGTTCGCCGCTGGGGACGAACAGCTTATGAGCGGGAGCGAGCGCGCGGCCGTGCGGATGGCTTCAAGAGCGGCGCCGAGGAAATGTCTCGGCTGATTGCGCAGGCCGCTTCCGAAATCGCGCAGCGAAAAGCCATTCTGGAACAGGAGTTGCCGCACCTCGTCATGGAGATCGTGAGCGATCTGCTGGGCGCATTTGATCCTGGCGATATGTTGGTGTGGACCGTTCGTCATGCGGTCGAGCAAAAATATGGTAGCGCGGAAGTGTGCCTTCACGTCTCTCCTCTGAAAGCCGATGCGCTGGCGCGCGAGTTCGCCGCCTGCGATGGACAGGAGGGCCGGCCGAAGGTGCGGATTGATCCGGATCCGGCTCTAACGACGGAGCAGTGCGTGTTGTGGAGCGAATTTGGCAATGTCGACCTTGGAGTTGCCGCGCAGCTCCGGGCTCTGCGCCTTGGCCTGGGTTTGCCTTAG
- the sctJ gene encoding type III secretion inner membrane ring lipoprotein SctJ, with product MTGSIYGQSGHARLSGQWLCVIAVLPLLLLLIGCKADLYTKVQEREANEMLALLLSRGVDAIRVTAKDGTSTIQVEERQLAFSIELLNLEGLPRPPFKNLGEVFKGSGLVASPTEERARYVYALSEELSRTISDIDGVISARVHVVLPKNDLLRKDTTPSSASVFIRHNSNAKLSVLLPQIKLLVANSIEGLSYDKVSVVFVPVERAPLEQPVPPAASAQSTKSTSAPLLAAGIGVAGAALGLLCYLFLGSRMRQHAQPSHALARLGIRSNTSAIQAPGKKIASEKA from the coding sequence ATGACTGGTTCTATCTACGGACAAAGCGGCCATGCCCGCCTATCAGGTCAGTGGTTGTGTGTTATTGCCGTGCTGCCGCTTCTCCTCCTCCTGATTGGCTGCAAGGCCGATCTTTACACGAAAGTGCAGGAGCGCGAGGCCAATGAGATGCTCGCGCTCCTGCTTAGCAGGGGCGTCGATGCGATCCGTGTTACTGCCAAGGACGGGACAAGCACGATCCAAGTCGAGGAGAGGCAGCTAGCCTTTTCGATCGAGCTGCTAAATCTGGAAGGGCTGCCCCGCCCGCCTTTCAAGAACCTAGGCGAGGTGTTCAAAGGATCGGGCCTGGTTGCTTCGCCGACTGAGGAGCGGGCCCGCTACGTTTACGCCCTGAGCGAAGAATTGTCGCGCACGATTAGCGATATCGATGGCGTCATATCTGCGCGTGTCCACGTCGTTTTGCCGAAAAATGATCTTTTGCGCAAGGACACAACGCCGTCCTCAGCGTCGGTGTTCATTCGACATAACTCCAACGCAAAGCTCTCGGTCCTGCTACCGCAGATCAAGCTGCTGGTCGCCAACAGCATCGAGGGTCTGTCCTATGACAAGGTGTCGGTGGTCTTTGTACCGGTTGAGCGGGCTCCGCTTGAACAGCCGGTCCCGCCAGCCGCGTCCGCTCAGTCGACCAAATCCACTTCAGCCCCGCTACTTGCGGCCGGTATCGGTGTGGCCGGCGCGGCGCTGGGCCTTCTATGTTACTTATTCCTGGGCTCTCGTATGCGTCAGCACGCCCAGCCGTCGCACGCGCTAGCCAGGCTGGGCATCCGTTCGAACACGTCCGCTATCCAAGCTCCCGGTAAAAAGATAGCCTCCGAGAAGGCATAG
- a CDS encoding secretin N-terminal domain-containing protein produces the protein MLSRRTIVKILNRVAGAGVFLSTGIVTAFGAPLALPSAPYSYTVLDQDLSAALLEFGNNLNIRVNVSTEVKGRIRGRMPDLPPREFLDRLTSLYNLQWYYDGLVLYVSAANEAQSRLLLLKPISFDAFKAALDALNISDERYVVRPAPGDGLVLVSGPPRFIALVDQTLNGLVAEAQARPHTTAEKQPRESVLKLFRGSSATVIRDGRPEGSYSSDVPQRDSVVREPGQGER, from the coding sequence ATGCTAAGCCGACGCACGATCGTGAAGATTTTAAACCGAGTTGCGGGCGCAGGAGTTTTCCTTTCAACCGGGATCGTCACGGCGTTTGGTGCTCCGCTCGCGCTGCCTTCGGCACCTTATAGCTACACGGTTCTGGATCAGGACCTGTCGGCCGCACTGCTGGAATTCGGCAACAACCTCAATATCAGGGTGAACGTCAGCACCGAGGTGAAGGGCCGGATTCGCGGGCGCATGCCAGATCTGCCACCGCGCGAGTTCCTCGACCGTTTGACCAGTCTCTACAATCTTCAATGGTACTACGACGGGCTCGTGCTGTATGTATCTGCTGCAAACGAGGCGCAAAGTCGTCTGCTTTTGTTGAAGCCGATCAGCTTCGATGCATTCAAAGCGGCCCTCGACGCGCTCAACATCTCCGACGAGCGCTATGTTGTGAGACCGGCACCGGGAGATGGCCTCGTCCTTGTTTCTGGTCCACCACGCTTCATCGCGCTCGTGGACCAAACGCTCAACGGCCTGGTGGCGGAGGCGCAGGCGCGGCCACACACCACCGCCGAGAAGCAGCCGCGGGAATCGGTACTGAAGTTGTTTCGTGGCTCCTCGGCCACGGTCATTCGTGATGGACGACCGGAAGGCTCCTATTCTTCCGACGTGCCGCAACGGGACAGCGTCGTGCGCGAGCCGGGGCAAGGCGAGAGATGA